A window of Lagenorhynchus albirostris chromosome 11, mLagAlb1.1, whole genome shotgun sequence contains these coding sequences:
- the MDM1 gene encoding nuclear protein MDM1 isoform X4 has translation MPVRFKGLSEYQRNFLWKKSYLSESCNSSLGRRYPWAGLRSDQLGTQGKCRTKIQHNDISPLLILVCCT, from the exons ATGCCGGTGCGCTTCAAG GGGTTGAGTGAATACCAGAGAAACTTTCTGTGGAAAAAGTCATATTTGTCAGAGTCCTGTAATTCCTCATTGGGGAGAAGGTACCCATGGGCTGGACTTAGATCAGATCAATTAG GAACTCAAGGCAAATGtagaactaagatccagcataaTGACATCTCACCCCTTCTCATCTTGGTCTGCTGTACATAA